The Streptomyces durmitorensis genome contains the following window.
AGCGCCCCGAGCAGTTCCTCGCACCAGCCGTCGCCGCGCCGCAGGACGTACGGCTCCTGGACCAGATCGCGGGCCACCGCCTCGCCGCGCCGCTCCGTGTCCAGGTTGGCGAGGCCGTGTTCGTAGGGCAGGGGGCGCGGGTTGCCGTCGGCGTCAGGCCGCAGCCAGTCGTAGAAGCGCAGGCTGTAGAGGTACGGGGTCGCGCTGATCTCCAGTACGAGGTTGCCTGCGCCGCTCGCGTGCGGGGTGCCCGCCGGGATCATGAAGAGCCTGCCCTGTTCGGCCGGGAACGTCATGACGTGGTCCGCGGGCTCCATCGGTACCCCGTCGTGCGCCGCTTCCTCGACCTCCTTGCGGAAGAGAGCGAGGTCGGCGTCCTCGCGCAGGCCGAGGTAGACGCGCGTGTCCGCGCTGCCGAGGGTCATGTAGTACGTCTCGTGCTGCGTGTAGTGCCAGCCGAACCGCTCCCGCATGTACGGCTCCTTGGGGTGGCAGTGCACCGACAGATTGCCGCCGCCCACGGTGTCCAGATAGTCGAAGCGGATCGGGAAGGACGTGCCGAAGCGGGCGTGCGACTCCGGTCCGAGCACCTCGTCGGGGTGCAGGACGCACAGGAGCTGGAAGGGCACCTCCGCCTGGGCATCGGGGCCGTGTCCGATGAGGATGCCCGCTTCGGGGGCGATGAGTTCGTAGCCGAGGGCGGTGTTGCGTGCGCCGGGGCCGAAGCCGAGCACTCGCTGACCCCAATGCCCGCCCCAGGGCGTGGAGTTGAAGAAGGGCCGGGTGCGGACGGGGCGCCGCGCGAGAGCGGCGTAGCTCGCCCGCAGTCCGTCGCCGTCCAGGAAGACGGGCCGCCCGGGGTCCTGCACGTCCACCCAGCCGTCCAGTTGGCCGACGACCGCGTCACGGTGGCGGTCGAGCATCGGCCAGTCCACGTAGAAGAGCCGCTTCAACTCGGCCCGCTCACCGGGCAGTCCGAGGTTCTCCGCCTCACCGGCCGTCACGGCGGACTCCGCGTACCGCTTGGGCAGATCGGCGTACCAGAGCACGTCGTGCAGGACCAGCGAGGCGCCGGGGCCGTAGACGAGCAGCAGACCCTCCAGGTCGCCGTCGTCCCGCGGGAGTTCGTCGAACAGGTCGGACAGGGGGTTCTCGGCGAGCTTGCAGTAGTAGGGATCGTCGGCGTCCGGGGCGCTCATGGTGCGGCGCCGCACCACGGCGGGGGACGCGTAGCGCGTACGGATGTCGAGGGCGCGTACGGGCAGGGAGCAGGCGGCGGTGAGCCGGGCGGCGGTGGTCTGCCAGTCGGCGGCCGGTGGCCCTTCGATCGCCACGACTGCGGGCTCGGACGGCAGTTGGGCGGCGACGGCCTCCCAGCCGTCGGCCAGTACGGTCCCCGGTGCCGGGGGGTAACGCGGGTCGAGCCGGTACACGCGTGCTCCTTCGTGCGGTGGTTCTTCACGGGGGGATTCAGAGACGACGTACGAACAGCACCGCGGTCGTGCCGAGGGCGGGGATGTCGACGGTCACCAGGCCGTCGGACAGGGGCAGTTCACCGCCGGTCGACCCCAGGTAGTCCGCGCTGTGGGCTGCCGCGACCGGGAAGTGGACCCGCACCGGGCAGGCCACGGGCTCCTGGGCGAAGGACTGGAGCCGGAGCAGGACATCGCCCGGCCCCGGCGCCGTGACACCGACCAGGCGGATCCGCTCGTCCCCGAGGTCGGCGAAGGAGTACGACGTCCGCCCGCCGCCCTCCGCTCCCCTGGCCCGCACGGCCCGCAGCGGGCGGCTCCAGGCCGCGGCCGTCCGGGGGCCGAGCCCGTCGGCGGTGGGGCCGCAGGCCAGGCTGTAGCGGTAGGTGAACTCGAAGCCCTGCTGGCTCGGGAAGTTGGTGTCCCACAGGTTGTTGTGGATCCAGGAGAAGACGGTGGCGGGCTCGTCGTGTCCCATCGTCCTGGGGAACGGCGCGTACGGCAGCGCGATGTTGCCGAACTGCACCAGGGGCGCGTCCTGCGTGGACCAGGCCACCGCGAGTGACGCGTCGGCGAGGGTCACCCAGCGGCGTACGGCCCGCATGTGCAGCGCCGAACCCGGCACCACGGGCAGGGAGGTGCCGGTCACGCCGCCGGATGCCTCCATCCGGACGACCGGCTCGTCGAAGGCGAAGGGGAACGCGAAGTAGGCGCTCTCCTTGCGCGGCGTCGCGTCCTTGTCGATGCGGTTCTCGATGTCGAGGCGGGGCACGCCCACGGGCAGGGTGAGGGTGGTGCGCAGCCGGTTGGCCCCGGCCGGGCGGGTCTCGTACGTGATCGATTCGGCCGTCGCGGTGGAGGTGCGGGCGATGAGCGCGGCGGGCGGGGCGACGGCGCGGCTCCCGAGGTGTTCGAGACGGTCGGAGGCCGTCGTGCGGCTGGAGTTGTGGTTGAAGGCTCCCGCGGTGGTGTAGCTGTCGTGGATGTAGCCGTTGAAGCCGACGGTCGCGTCGGGGCGGACGAGTTCGCGCCCTGTCGCCTTGTCGATGACGGAGGCGATGCACGCGTGCGCAAGGTCCACGCGTACGGCGAGGTGCTCGTTCTCCAGGAGCGTCGGTTCAGGGCGTGCGAGCGCCGCGGCGGCGGTCCGCGCCGGGTCATCGCGTTCGGTGCCCCCGGTGGGGTTCCAGCCGGTGGCGGCCTTCACGACCGGGGCCGCCGAACAGTCGGCGGTCCGCGCGGCGTCTGCGGTGATGTCCAGGCGCACCGAACCAGCGGGCGGCACCTCGGCCACGCGCACCGCCAGGAACCGTCCGGCGTCCCGGTGGTCGTCGTTGGTCTGCGGCTGCTCCTCGTGGGCGAGCCGCCGTCCGTCGCGGGCATCGTGCACGGCCACCGGCTGTTCCAGCGGCACGCTGCTCTCCGGCAGGAAGACGCGTACGACGTCCGTGCGCGGCCAGGAGCAGGTGTTGAGCACGTGGTACGTCGCCGCGGCGCCCGGCGTCGCCGCGAGCCGCTGCCCGAGCCGGGCGCTCGCCCTGCCCAGGAGCGCGTTCCCGTCGTCGTACGCGCGCATCGCCTGCCCGTACTTCCAGTGCCACTGGTGTTCTCCGGAGTGGCCGCCCTCGTCGCCGTGGGTCCACGGGTCGCCGGCGCCCCAGGTGTGCTCGTCGAAGAGCGACACCGCCTCGTAGACCCCGGCGGCGTCCGCACTGTCGTCCTCGGCCCCCGTGGCGCCGAGGATGCCTGCGAACGTGCCGATGGTCTGGGCGTCGGCGACCACGGACTGGGCGGTGCGGGCCAGGGAGAGCGGCCGCGCACCGGAACCGACTCCGTCGACCCACCAGTCGGTCCAGTCGCCCTCGAAGGTCTGTATCGCGTCGCCGATCCTGGCCTCGGCGTCGGTGAAGAAGTCCTCGTTGCGCGAGAGCCGCAGCTGGGGGTGGGCCCAGGTCTCGTTCCAGCGGCGTACGGTGTCGGCGATGATGCGGCGGGGCGGCGCGTTGTCACCGAACTTGCCCTGCACGCGCAGGTGGAGGACGTCCCAGGGGTAGGGCTCGCGCTTGATCTCGGCCTGGTCCATGGCCCAGCCGAAGATGCCGCCGCGGTAGGGGTAGGGGTTCGTGGCCAGGGAGGTCAGATAGGCGGGCAGCAGGTCGTCGACGTCCGCGTAGTTGGTGTCGAAGCCGAGCAGCGGGCCTTCCATGTAGGCGAGGCCGTGCGGGGTGTCGGTGACCCAGACGAGGACGCTGTTGCCGCTGGGGGCGCGCCAGCGGAAGAGGCGGGGCAGCTTCTCGCCGCCGACCAGATGGGGCACGGAGCGTCCGGCCCAATTGTGCGCGACGGAGAGGTACTTGACCCCGGCGGCGGACAAGGCGTCGACCAGGCCGACGACCGCGCCCGGCACGTCGGTCTGCATGGCGGAGGTGAACGTGACGCCGTGCCGGTCGCGCACGTCGTGGGCGAGGCGGAGCAGTTCGTGCAGTTCGTCCGTGGAGCAGGTCTCGGTGTGCAGGTTGAACGGCAGGGCGGTCAGTTCGATGCGTCCCTCGCGCACGCGGCGTACGAACTCCTCGACCTGCTCGGCGGGCCGGGCGTCCGCCCACTGCTGGAACGACCACAACGACTCGACGCACCAACGGAATTGGGACTCGGCAGGCCAGTCGTCGGTGGCCCGGGTCAGCTCCAGACAGGAGTCGAGGAAGGAGAGGTGTTCGGCCAGGACGTGGCCCTGGGGGTCGGTGTAGCCGATGTCGAGGTGGGAGTGGTGGACCAGGTGGAGGGTCCACCGGCGCTGCGGGGTGAGCCGGATGTCGATGCCGTCAGCGGTGTCCGGCAGGCAGACGGTGAGACGGGTCTCGGTGTCGACGGCGGGCACCATGAGGCGTACGGAGCCGCCGGGGCCGGGGAGCCGCTCGACGGGCAGCGCGGTCCCTGACTCGGTACGGACGGTGAACTCGGCAGGCAGGACGGACCCGTTGACCGCCTCGATCCGCAGCGACTGCGTGAGACCGTCGCCGCCCGCGGCCCTGCGCAGGAGCGGTTCCTCCGTGAGCCGCAGGGCGCTGCCGCCGAGGCTTCCCTCCGCGGTGATGACAGAGGAGCGCAGGCTGTCGCGTATCCGGTCGTTGTCCCAGTCGGTGGTGCGGACGAGGGCCCGTGTCGTCATGCGGTTCTCTCCCGGAGGGTGGTCGGGTCGGCGGTCTCAGCGGGCGGATGCGGTGACGCCGCGCAGGAACAGGCCGCGGAACACCAGGAAGAGGAGGAGCGTGGGCGCGGAGACGATCAGCGCGCCGGCCAGGATGACGGGCGGTCCCGTCGAGGAGTAGGCGTTGTTGAGGGTGGTCAGGGCGGCCATCACCGGCTGGACGTCGGGGCTGCGGCTGAGCGTGATGCCCAGGAGCAGGTCGTTCCAGACGGCCGTGAACTGGAAGATGAAGGCCGCGGCGAGCCCCGCCTTCATCAGCGGGACGTGGATGCGCCAGAAGATCCGCCGGAAGGACGCGCCGTCGATGAGCGCCGCCTCGGTCAACTCGGGTGGCATGGTGGTCATCTGATTGCGGATCAGGAAGAACGCGAACGGCACCGCCCACGCCGCGTAGATCAGCATGAGCCCGAGCCGCGTGTCGTAGAGGTTGGCGTCCGCGTACAGGCCGAAGAGCGGCGCGAGGAACATCTGGAGCGGGAAGAGCGTGCCGGAGTAGATCAGCCAGAACCAGAAGGCGGGCCTGGGGATCGGCAGGACCACGACGGCGAAGGCCGCCATGGCCGCGATGAGCACCGCGGCGAGTCCGCACACCACGGCGTAGAGCAGCGAGGCCTGGAAGCTGTCGCCGATGCCCGCCACGTTCCAGGCGGTCCTGAGGTTCTCGACGAGGTCGAAGCCCTGGACGGTCCATTCGGGCTTGCCGGTGTACTCGGCGGCGGGCGTCAGCGCGTTGACCACGAGGAGGTAGAGCGGGATCAGCCAGAGCAGCACGCATCCGGCGATGAAGAGATGGCGCACGGTGCGACCCATGAGGTGCCTCCTCAGGCCTTGGCGTTGGCGGTGCGGGCGTCGGCCTCGGGCATCTGGCGGCGCAGGTACATCCAGGAGGAGGCGACGACGATCACCGAGAGGACGAGCGCGATCGCCGAGCCGTAGCCGATGTGGAAGAGCCGGAACGCCTCGCGGTACATGCTCAGGGCAAGGGTCTCGGAGGAGCGGGAGGGGCCTCCCTTGGTGAGGATCCAGATCATGTCGAACGCCTTGAGGCTGTTCACGATGGCCATCCCGACCACGACGACGGTCACGGCCCGCAGCTGGGGCAGCGTGATGTACCGGAACATCCGCCAGCCGCTCGCGCCGTCCAACTGGGCTGCTTCGACGGTGTCTTGAGGGATGGCGCGAAGTCCGATCGCGAAGAGGACGACATTGAGCCCGGTGGCCTGCCAGGTACTGGCGACGATCATCGAGAGCGTGTTCTGCGGCCACTCCAGGAGCCAGGTCTGCGCCCACGAGTCGAGGCCGACCCCGCGGAGCACCTGATTGACCGCGCCGTCGGAGGTCAGCATGAAGTTCCACAGGACGGCGGTGGCCGCGGCGGAGATCGCGTACGGCAGCACGATCACCAGCTGGGCGATGCCGCCGAACCGCGTCCGGTGCGTGGCGACGGCGATGAGAAGACCGGCGAGTACGGGCAGGAGCAGGGTCCCCGCCACCCACATCAGGGTGTTGAGCAGCGACCGGCCGAAGATCGGGTCGTCGGCGAGGCGCGCGTAGTTGTCGAAGCCGGTGAAGGTGCTGGTGAAGCCGTTGTCCTCGAAGAAGCTGTCGTAGACGCTGCGGAAGAACGGATAGACGAGGAGTACGCCGACGAACGCGAAGGCGGGCAGCGCCCAGGGCAGGGCGGCGAGCGGTCCGCCGAGCCTGCCGTTGCCGCGGGCGGCGCGGGCGGCCTGGTGCGGGGTGCGGGTCGGGACCCGGCGGCGCACGCGCACGGGCTTCGCGGCCCGCTGGGCGGGGGTGACGATCTCGGTCATGTCTCCTCCGCCTCCCGCCATACCTGCGTCATGTCTCCTCCGCCTCCCGCCATACCTGCCACGCCTCGTCCGCGCGGTCCTGCATGGTCCGCAGCGTCCCGCGGGCCGACGACGGGTCCAGCAGGAACCCGGCGAGATCGTCGACGGTCGCCTCGACCAGTTCGGGCGGCCCCTGCTCCCAGAAGCGGTTGAGCAGCCAGAGCCGCTCGCCGCGGACCTTCTTCGCGAGCCCGGCGATCATCGGGTTCGGGGGCTCGACCTTCGGGTTGGGGCAGCCGTCCTGGAGGCTGTGCGAGAAGGCCTTCATCACGGCGGGCTCCAGCCAGTGGCCCGCCGCCTCCAACGCCTCTGCCCGGTCGGGCCCTTTGACGGTGGAGACGAGGGCGCTGGACTCGAAGATGACGCAGGGGCGGGCCTTCGGGTCCGCCATGGGCAGCACGAAGGCACCGAGGTTCTTGCCGGGCTTTCCGCCCGCGCCGACCAGGGTCGAGCCGAGCCAGGTGCCGCAGGGGACCATCCCGACCTTGCCGTGGACGAGGGCAGCGGCGGCGTCGGCGTGGCTCATGTCCATGGAGGTGAACCAGTCCTTGTCGAAGAAGGACTCCAGGGTGCGCAGGGCACGTTCGGCGCGCGGGTCGGTGTATCGCTCCCGGCCGTTCATCAAGTCCTCGTAGAACTGGGGGTCCTGGCGGCTGAGGACCTCCTGGAACCAGATGAACGCGGGCCAGCGATCGGCCGCCGAGCCGTGCAGCGGGGTGATCCCGCTCTCCTTGAGCCGCGCACTGACGGCGAGGAAGTCGGCCCAGGTCTCGGGGACTTGGAGGCGGTGCTCCTCGAACACCTCGATGTTGTAGAAGAACACCCAGTACGCGAGGTTCATCGGCAGGGCGTGGACCCGGCCCCGGTAGGTGAACGCGTCCCGCAACGAGGCGTCGACCCATCCCTTCGCGACGGCGCTGTCCCACTGCCGGGTGAGGTCGACGATGCCGCCGGTGCGGGCGAGGTCCTGGAGCCGGTAGCCCGACCAGTACTTGAGCATGTCCGGTGTCTTGCTGGTGCGCAGCGAGGACTTGACGACCTGCTCGAACGACTCCAGGGACGGATTGACCTCCGGTACGAGCCGCAGGCCCGCCACGGACTTCATCGCCGCCCCCGCTGCGGCCATCGGCTTCTCCCAGGCGGCACTGTCACCGAGCACGCCGACCCTGCCGGGAGGCTGGCCGCTCGCGGTTCCGCAGGCCGTGGCGAACGCTCCCGCGGCGGCCGCGGCGAGGAGGGTGCGGCGGTCCAGCGGGGTGCCCGGGGCGGGATGAAGGCGGTGACGACTACCTGACATGGGTGGCTCCCCCAGGTGTGTGTCGGCCCGGTGTTAGCGTTAACACGGGCGTGATGGAGCTTCTCTACGCCGGGATGGGATGTCAATGGTTCGCGCAGCGCGCACGACGCCCCGGGCCTGACCCACCGGTCCGCCGACGCCGCCCCGCGAAGGCCTCGATAGCCTCTGACCATGGCCGACACGAACTCCGCCGCCTACGAGGCGCACTTCACCCGCAGCCCCGCCCAGCTCTTCGGTGGCGCGGGCTGGAAGCGGCTGACCGCGTTCCGGGTCGACGGGACCGGCGTGCTGCTCGGAGGCGCTCCGGCCCGCTACCACACGCAGACCGCCCTGGTGCCGTGGCAGGACATCACGGCGCTCGTGACGTGGCGGCAGCAGATGACGGGCTCGGCGATGAACTACATCGGCGTCCGGCGCCGCCCCGGAGCGCCGCTCCTGCCCGGCCCCAATTCGGCGCTCACCCCGGAGAAGACGGCCGGTCTTGCCCCGCAGGTCGACCACGAACTCTTCCTGGCGAGCCGCGCGGTCAACCTCTGGCGCCTCGACCCGCAGGCCCTGCGGACCGCCGTCCAGGCATTCGCCCCCAACATGCCGATCCTGGACGCCGGTTGAGCCACCCGTCGGCCCTCTAGACGGGCACGGAGTCCTGAGCGGCGGGCTCCGGCAGCTCCCGGGTGCCCGGCACAGGCGAAGGGAGCAGCCACAGCACCGCGAGGACCGCTCCGGCCGTGCCGATCCAGAGCGTCGGGCGCAGCCCGATGGCCGAGCCGAGAAAGCCCCCGAGCAGGGCGCCCAGGGGGCGGAAGCCGTGGTTCAGGGTGCGGAAGGCGCCCATCACCCGCGAGCGGATGGCCTGCGGGATCAGCACCATCTGGAGCGACGCGGAGGCGATGTCGATGACCATCACCCCGACGCAGCTGAGGAATTCGGCGACGAAGAGCGTGGCGACGATCAGCGGCAGCGGACCGTCGGCGAGCGGCACGAGCACCAGGGGCAGGGTGAATCCCACGGAACCGCAGAGGATCGAGGGTCCGATGCCGAAGCGGCGCACGATCCTTCCGCTGCACGCCGCGCCGATCAGACCGCCGACGGCGCCGGCGCTCAGGATCGCACCGAGAACGCCCGCGCCCAGGCCGAGTTCGACCGTCACGTACAGCACGAAGAGCGTGTGGAACATGTAGTTGAAGAACTGGATCGTCCCGGACCACGCGAACAGCGCCCGCATCGACGGCTCCTTGACCACCCACCGCAGGCCTGCCGTGAAGTGCCCCTTGCCCACGGGTTCGGGCACGGGCTCGACCGGTTCGATCCGCGCGAGGAAGTGGGCCGAGACGAGATAGGTGAAGGCGTCGGCGAGCAGGGCGAAGGGGGCGGTGAGGATCTGCACGAGGAGCCCGCCGGCCCCGGGGCCCGCGAGCCAGGACATCGAACGGCTGCCGCTGACCAGCGAGTTGGCCTGCACATAGCGTTCGGGGGGCACCAGCGCCACGAACAAGGTGTTGTTGCAGACGTCGAAGAGCACGGTCAGCGCACCGATCGCGAACGCCGTCGCGTAGAGCTGCCCGAGCGTGAGGACGTCGAGCAGGTATGCGACCGGAAGGGTCACGAGCAGCGCCGCGCGGGCGAGATCGGCGGCGATCATGGCGCGCCGCCGCCGGGCCTGCCGGTCGGCCCACGCGCCCAGCGGGAGATTGAGGAGCAGCGTGGGCAGCAGCTCGGCCGCCTTGAGCCAGCCCATCTCGGCGGCGTCGGCGCCCAGGACGAGCACGGCGGCGAGCGGGATGGCGATCAGCGAGATCTCGCTGCCGACGAGGGAGACGGTCTGCCCGGTCCAGTAGCTCCGGAAGGTCCGCTCACGCAGGAGGCCGGGTATGCGCTCCGCGAGCTTCACCGGTCGGCGTCCGCGTCGCCGTCGGGGACTTCGTCAGGAATCTCCTGGTCCACGAAGGCGATGCGCAGCACGCTGACACGCCGCGCTCCTTCGGGGCGCAGGGACGGGTCGATGTTGCGGTCCTCGTAGGGACGCAGCAGGTCGTTCATCCGCTCGCCGATGCCGGCCAGCTCCTCCGGGGTGAGGTGGATGAACGTGTCGCCGAACTGCTCCGCCTCCTGCCAGGCGCGCGGCAGGAGGTGCCGCTTCTCCTTGGCCCGGACGACACGCTCGAAGTACCGCTCGGCGACGGCGGTGTTCAGCGCGTCCGACGCCTCGGCGACGGACGGGTCCTCGCTGTAGCCGGGCCAGTCGGTGAACTGGGCGGTCGCCCGCCACGGCTTCTCGCGCCCCCGGCCGCCTGGCGCCTCCTCGACGAGCCCGTACTTCGCGAGCATCCGCAGGTGGTACGAGCAGCTGGCCACGGACTCGCCGGTCAGCTCGGCCGCACGTGTGGCCGTGAATGGCCCGCTCCTCCGCAGCAGGCCGACCAGGGCCATGCGCGTGGGGTGGGCGTAGGCGCGCAGGGCGCGGGGGTCGGTGAGGCGGATGCTGCGGGGCGGCGTGCCGTCCGGGGAGGCGGTTTCAGAGGTCTCCGACATGATGTAAAGATATCTTTAGAAAGATTCCTTTACAAGGCTCCCCTTCAGGCCCGAACTGAGTGGCGGCCCCCCGTCCACGCGGCGACCATCGAGGGAAACCGGAGGAAGGGTTCGCTCGATGGCCAAGGACAAGAACAAGGACAAGAAGAAGGAAAAGGGCAGCAAGAAATCCGGCAAGGCCCCCGCCCCGCTCCGCGAGCTGCTGCGGATCCCCGAGGGCGAGCGCGTCGACCTCTCCCAGTACGCCGCCGACGCGACCCCGGCGGGACCGCCGGACAAGGCCACCGGGGTCCTGGCCACCGCACGGATGGGCGAACGCCTGGCCGACCTCCAGGAGCGGCTCTACGCGGCGAGCACCGCGGGCGACCGCCGTCGCGTCCTCCTCGTGCTCCAGGGCATGGACACCAGCGGCAAGGGAGGCACGGTCAAGCACGTCATCGGCCCGTTCAACCCCTCCGGCTGCCGCATCAAGGCCTTCAAGACGCCGACGCCCGAGGAGCGGAGCCATCCCTTCCTCTGGCGCATCATGCGGGCCCTGCCGCTACCCGGCGAGATCGGCATCTTCGACCGCTCGCACTACGAGGACGTCCTCATCGCCCGCGTCCACGAACTGGCCCCCCGCCGACAGCTCGGCCGCCGCTACGGCCAGATCAACCGCTTCGAGCAGAGCCTCACCGACGACGGCGTCACCGTCATCAAGTGCTTCCTGCACATCAGTTACGAACAACAGCGGCGCCGCCTGCTCGAACGCCTCGACAACCCGGACAAGCACTGGAAGTTCAACCCGGGCGACATCGCGGAGCGCGCCCTGTGGCCCGCCTACCAGGAGGCGTACGAGATCGCGCTCGAACGCTGCTCGACGGCGCATGCCCCGTGGTACCTCATCCCGGCGGACCGCAAGTGGTACCGCAACTGGGCGATCAGCAGCCTGCTCCTGGAGCACCTGGACGAGCTGGATCCGCAGTACCCGCGAGGGGACTTCGATGTCGACCTGGCACGGAAGCAGCTCCTGGGCGACGGTGGCGCATAGGTACAAGATCGGACAGAAGTTACCTCTAGGTATGCAGTGACTTAATGCGCCAGTAGCAGTAGAACTCGTTCCCATTCCTACGAGAGTGAGGAACGTCACATGAGTGGCACTACCACGCGCATTACCGATCCAGAGGGCGTCACACGGCGAAGATTCTTAGCAGGAACTGGTTCTATTCTCGGCGCAGTCACCCTCTCCGCTCAGGCCATCCCCGCCGCCGCCCAGGCAGACTCCCAGGCGGCGGCCGGACCCATCGGCGACGGAGCCCGCGTCCCCGTCCTGGTGATCGGCACCGGGTACGGCGGCTCCGTCGCCGCCCTGCGTCTCGCCCAGGCAGGCGTCGACGTCCACATGATCGAGATGGGCATGGCCTGGGACACCCCCGGCTCCGACGGCAAGATCTTCGCCCACACGACCTCGCCCGACGGCCGTTCCTACTGGCTGCGCACCAGGACCAAACAGCCCCTGAGCAACTTCCTCGGCTTCCCGATCGACAAGGACATCCCCCGCTACACCGGGATCCTCGACGCCGAGGAGATGGGCGGGATCATCGTCTACCAGGGCCGCGGCGTCGGCGGCGGCTCACTGGTCAACGGCGGCATGGCGGTCACGCCCAAGCGCGAGAACTTCGGCGCCATCCTCCCGTCGGTCAACGCCGACGAGATGTACTCCACGTACTACCCGCGCGCCAACGCCGGTCTCGGCGTCAGCACCATCGACCCGGCCTGGTTCGACAGCGTCGACTGCTACCAGTACTCCCGCGTCGGCCGTAAGCACGCCCAGCGCTCCGGCTTCCCGTTCGTCTTCGTGCCGGGTGTCTACGACTGGGACTACATGAAGCAGGAGGCCGCCGGAACGGTCCCCAAGTCGGCGGTCGCCGGCGAGATCCTCTACGGCAACAACTACGGCAAGAAGTCGCTCCAGAAGACCTACATCGCCAAGGCGAAGGCGACCGGCAAGGTCACCATCTCCCCGCTGCACAAGGTCACCACGGTCTCCCCCGCGTCCGGCGGCGGCTACACCGTCGTCATCGAGCAGCTCAACACCAGCGGCACGACCACCGCCACCAAGTCCGTGACCGCGGACCGGGTGTTCTTCGCGGCCGGCAGCGTCGGCACCAGCAAACTCCTCGTCAAACTGAAAGCCACCGGCGCGCTGCCCCAGCTGAACGGGGAGATCGGCAAGGGCTGGGGCGACAACGGCAACGTCATGTGCGGCCGCGCCAACCACATGTGGGA
Protein-coding sequences here:
- a CDS encoding class I mannose-6-phosphate isomerase; the protein is MYRLDPRYPPAPGTVLADGWEAVAAQLPSEPAVVAIEGPPAADWQTTAARLTAACSLPVRALDIRTRYASPAVVRRRTMSAPDADDPYYCKLAENPLSDLFDELPRDDGDLEGLLLVYGPGASLVLHDVLWYADLPKRYAESAVTAGEAENLGLPGERAELKRLFYVDWPMLDRHRDAVVGQLDGWVDVQDPGRPVFLDGDGLRASYAALARRPVRTRPFFNSTPWGGHWGQRVLGFGPGARNTALGYELIAPEAGILIGHGPDAQAEVPFQLLCVLHPDEVLGPESHARFGTSFPIRFDYLDTVGGGNLSVHCHPKEPYMRERFGWHYTQHETYYMTLGSADTRVYLGLREDADLALFRKEVEEAAHDGVPMEPADHVMTFPAEQGRLFMIPAGTPHASGAGNLVLEISATPYLYSLRFYDWLRPDADGNPRPLPYEHGLANLDTERRGEAVARDLVQEPYVLRRGDGWCEELLGALDEMFYEVRRYALDAGAVAADDTAGRFHVLNVVEGEGVTVLTAAGERHALSYAETLTVPAAVGGYRLESRGGPAKVVKALVRDRRATGASPS
- a CDS encoding glycoside hydrolase family 38 C-terminal domain-containing protein, with translation MTTRALVRTTDWDNDRIRDSLRSSVITAEGSLGGSALRLTEEPLLRRAAGGDGLTQSLRIEAVNGSVLPAEFTVRTESGTALPVERLPGPGGSVRLMVPAVDTETRLTVCLPDTADGIDIRLTPQRRWTLHLVHHSHLDIGYTDPQGHVLAEHLSFLDSCLELTRATDDWPAESQFRWCVESLWSFQQWADARPAEQVEEFVRRVREGRIELTALPFNLHTETCSTDELHELLRLAHDVRDRHGVTFTSAMQTDVPGAVVGLVDALSAAGVKYLSVAHNWAGRSVPHLVGGEKLPRLFRWRAPSGNSVLVWVTDTPHGLAYMEGPLLGFDTNYADVDDLLPAYLTSLATNPYPYRGGIFGWAMDQAEIKREPYPWDVLHLRVQGKFGDNAPPRRIIADTVRRWNETWAHPQLRLSRNEDFFTDAEARIGDAIQTFEGDWTDWWVDGVGSGARPLSLARTAQSVVADAQTIGTFAGILGATGAEDDSADAAGVYEAVSLFDEHTWGAGDPWTHGDEGGHSGEHQWHWKYGQAMRAYDDGNALLGRASARLGQRLAATPGAAATYHVLNTCSWPRTDVVRVFLPESSVPLEQPVAVHDARDGRRLAHEEQPQTNDDHRDAGRFLAVRVAEVPPAGSVRLDITADAARTADCSAAPVVKAATGWNPTGGTERDDPARTAAAALARPEPTLLENEHLAVRVDLAHACIASVIDKATGRELVRPDATVGFNGYIHDSYTTAGAFNHNSSRTTASDRLEHLGSRAVAPPAALIARTSTATAESITYETRPAGANRLRTTLTLPVGVPRLDIENRIDKDATPRKESAYFAFPFAFDEPVVRMEASGGVTGTSLPVVPGSALHMRAVRRWVTLADASLAVAWSTQDAPLVQFGNIALPYAPFPRTMGHDEPATVFSWIHNNLWDTNFPSQQGFEFTYRYSLACGPTADGLGPRTAAAWSRPLRAVRARGAEGGGRTSYSFADLGDERIRLVGVTAPGPGDVLLRLQSFAQEPVACPVRVHFPVAAAHSADYLGSTGGELPLSDGLVTVDIPALGTTAVLFVRRL
- a CDS encoding carbohydrate ABC transporter permease — translated: MGRTVRHLFIAGCVLLWLIPLYLLVVNALTPAAEYTGKPEWTVQGFDLVENLRTAWNVAGIGDSFQASLLYAVVCGLAAVLIAAMAAFAVVVLPIPRPAFWFWLIYSGTLFPLQMFLAPLFGLYADANLYDTRLGLMLIYAAWAVPFAFFLIRNQMTTMPPELTEAALIDGASFRRIFWRIHVPLMKAGLAAAFIFQFTAVWNDLLLGITLSRSPDVQPVMAALTTLNNAYSSTGPPVILAGALIVSAPTLLLFLVFRGLFLRGVTASAR
- a CDS encoding carbohydrate ABC transporter permease; protein product: MTEIVTPAQRAAKPVRVRRRVPTRTPHQAARAARGNGRLGGPLAALPWALPAFAFVGVLLVYPFFRSVYDSFFEDNGFTSTFTGFDNYARLADDPIFGRSLLNTLMWVAGTLLLPVLAGLLIAVATHRTRFGGIAQLVIVLPYAISAAATAVLWNFMLTSDGAVNQVLRGVGLDSWAQTWLLEWPQNTLSMIVASTWQATGLNVVLFAIGLRAIPQDTVEAAQLDGASGWRMFRYITLPQLRAVTVVVVGMAIVNSLKAFDMIWILTKGGPSRSSETLALSMYREAFRLFHIGYGSAIALVLSVIVVASSWMYLRRQMPEADARTANAKA
- a CDS encoding ABC transporter substrate-binding protein, encoding MSGSRHRLHPAPGTPLDRRTLLAAAAAGAFATACGTASGQPPGRVGVLGDSAAWEKPMAAAGAAMKSVAGLRLVPEVNPSLESFEQVVKSSLRTSKTPDMLKYWSGYRLQDLARTGGIVDLTRQWDSAVAKGWVDASLRDAFTYRGRVHALPMNLAYWVFFYNIEVFEEHRLQVPETWADFLAVSARLKESGITPLHGSAADRWPAFIWFQEVLSRQDPQFYEDLMNGRERYTDPRAERALRTLESFFDKDWFTSMDMSHADAAAALVHGKVGMVPCGTWLGSTLVGAGGKPGKNLGAFVLPMADPKARPCVIFESSALVSTVKGPDRAEALEAAGHWLEPAVMKAFSHSLQDGCPNPKVEPPNPMIAGLAKKVRGERLWLLNRFWEQGPPELVEATVDDLAGFLLDPSSARGTLRTMQDRADEAWQVWREAEET
- a CDS encoding MFS transporter, coding for MKLAERIPGLLRERTFRSYWTGQTVSLVGSEISLIAIPLAAVLVLGADAAEMGWLKAAELLPTLLLNLPLGAWADRQARRRRAMIAADLARAALLVTLPVAYLLDVLTLGQLYATAFAIGALTVLFDVCNNTLFVALVPPERYVQANSLVSGSRSMSWLAGPGAGGLLVQILTAPFALLADAFTYLVSAHFLARIEPVEPVPEPVGKGHFTAGLRWVVKEPSMRALFAWSGTIQFFNYMFHTLFVLYVTVELGLGAGVLGAILSAGAVGGLIGAACSGRIVRRFGIGPSILCGSVGFTLPLVLVPLADGPLPLIVATLFVAEFLSCVGVMVIDIASASLQMVLIPQAIRSRVMGAFRTLNHGFRPLGALLGGFLGSAIGLRPTLWIGTAGAVLAVLWLLPSPVPGTRELPEPAAQDSVPV